In Prunus dulcis chromosome 1, ALMONDv2, whole genome shotgun sequence, the following are encoded in one genomic region:
- the LOC117613970 gene encoding LEAF RUST 10 DISEASE-RESISTANCE LOCUS RECEPTOR-LIKE PROTEIN KINASE-like 1.1 isoform X2 — MAPVALFIFSLLTHLVVLHSIEELKINKGCSPEECQTHPPECGWLFTVNCSDRDNPRIQLKEEGYWHEFEIIPEPNMIFINDRKLEQRLKTNHCNDQVFNDLRLPDPSPVFDELFAPNLTLIKCSTPLNDTELIDGCRNHNYTYYTTSPDHSLLSPPPSCSVFHMPRDPYKPFFNLSALTTTFHLEFRVREECHVDKGKFKCSVREKGDKLGLTLGLGIGLGCPVLLAVCLFLLWCYKKKGAASNFLSRNISSQPHTNSDIEGGVAYFGVPVFTYTELEEATNHFDSEKELGDGGFGTVYYGKLKDGREVAVKRLYEHNYKRVEQFMNEIEILTRLRHQNLVSLYGCTSRRSRELLLVYEYIPNGTVADHLHGERADPGALTWPIRMSIAIETANALSYLHASEIVHRDVKTTNILLDNNFCVKVADFGLSRLFPMDVTHVSTAPQGTPGYVDPEYHQCYQLTSKSDVYSFGVVLIELISSMPAVDISRHRHEINLANLAVSKIQKGLFNELVDQRLGFESDDEVRRMVIAVAELAFQCLQLDNDMRPTMCEVLEALKTIESGNDVPDNLKPAFDNAGMKTNILPPPSPDCDEIGLMKNKRPLSSPISVTQKWPSTRSTTPNASA, encoded by the exons ATGGCTCCCGTggctttgtttattttctctcttctcactCATCTCGTGGTTCTTCACTCTATTGAAGAGTTGAAAATCAACAAAGGCTGTTCTCCCGAAGAATGTCAGACGCATCCTCCTGAATGCGGCTGGTTGTTCACAGTTAATTGTTCTGATCGAGATAATCCGAGGATCCAACTGAAAGAGGAAGGATACTGGCATGAATTTGAGATCATCCCTGAACCAAATATGATTTTTATCAATGACCGCAAGCTTGAGCAGCGTTTGAAAACAAATCACTGCAATGATCAAGTTTTCAACGACTTGAGGCTTCCCGACCCTTCTCCAGTCTTTGATGAATTATTCGCACCCAATCTGACCCTCATCAAATGCAGCACCCCACTCAACGATACAGAGCTTATCGACGGCTGCAGAAATCATAACTATACTTACTATACTACTTCGCCTGATCATAGTTTACTAAGTCCCCCACCATCGTGTTCCGTGTTTCACATGCCCAGGGATCCATATAAACCTTTCTTCAATCTCTCTGCATTGACTACTACGTTTCACCTTGAATTTCGAGTAAGAGAAGAATGCCATGTTGACAAGGGAAAATTTAAATGTTCCGTTAGAGAAAAAG GAGATAAATTGGGATTGACGCTAGGACTAG GTATTGGCCTTGGATGTCCGGTACTTCTTGCAGTATGCTTGTTTCTTCTGTGGtgttacaaaaaaaaaggcgCTGCTTCAAACTTCCTCTCAAGGAACATTTCTTCTCAGCCCCACACAAATTCAGACATAGAAGGGGGCGTCGCCTACTTTGGCGTCCCAGTCTTCACCTACACTGAACTTGAAGAAGCCACTAATCATTTTGATAGTGAAAAAGAACTGGGAGATGGAGGTTTTGGAACCGTATACTACG GCAAACTCAAAGATGGCCGGGAAGTTGCAGTCAAGCGTTTATATGAGCACAATTACAAACGTGTGGAACAGTTTAtgaatgaaattgaaattctcACCCGTCTGCGCCACCAAAATTTAGTTTCCCTATATGGCTGCACTTCACGCCGCAGCCGTGAACTCCTCCTTGTGTACGAATACATTCCCAATGGCACTGTTGCTGATCATCTCCACGGCGAGCGAGCAGACCCTGGCGCACTGACATGGCCTATTCGTATGAGCATTGCCATAGAAACCGCGAACGCATTGTCTTACCTCCATGCCTCTGAAATTGTACATCGTGATGTGAAGACTACCAACATTCTCCTTGATAACAATTTTTGTGTAAAAGTTGCAGATTTTGGGCTCTCCAGGCTTTTCCCCATGGATGTCACCCATGTCTCAACTGCTCCACAAGGGACCCCTGGTTATGTTGACCCAGAGTACCACCAGTGTTACCAGCTAACTAGTAAGAGTGATGTTTATAGTTTCGGGGTTGTTCTCATTGAGCTTATATCATCTATGCCAGCAGTTGATATAAGCAGGCATAGGCATGAGATTAATTTGGCTAACTTAGCCGTAAGCAAGATTCAGAAAGGTTTATTCAATGAGTTGGTAGATCAACGTCTCGGATTTGAGTCCGATGATGAAGTTAGAAGGATGGTAATTGCAGTAGCAGAGTTGGCTTTTCAATGTTTGCAGCTGGACAACGACATGAGGCCTACCATGTGTGAGGTTTTGGAGGCTTTGAAGACAATTGAAAGCGGGAACGATGTGCCAGATAATTTAAAGCCGGCATTTGATAATGCCGGGATGAAAACAAATATACTGCCACCACCTTCACCAGATTGTGATGAGATTGGGTTGATGAAGAACAAGAGACCACTATCTTCACCAATTTCAGTGACCCAAAAATGGCCTAGCACTAGGTCTACTACACCTAATGCCAGTGcctga
- the LOC117613971 gene encoding probable protein phosphatase 2C 15 isoform X1 translates to MASGEGRRHHHNLVPLAALISRELKSEKMEKPTVRYGHAAQSRKGEDYFLIKTDGQRVTGNSSSKFSAFAIFDGHNGNAAAVYTRENLLKHVLGAIPRGLGREEWLQALPRALVAGFVKTDKDFQSRGETSGTTATFVIVDGWTVTVASVGDSRCILDTQGGAVSTLTVDHRLEENVEERERVAASGGEVGRLSIIGGAEIGPLRCWPGGLCLSRSIGDMDVGEFIVPIPYVKQVKLSNAGGRLIIASDGIWDALSSEMAAQSCRGLPAELAARQVVKEALRSRGLKDDTTCIVVDIIPPDHSVQPSTPPKKQNKLRALFFRKKSRDSANKLSKKLSAVGIVEELFEEGSAMLAERLGSDECTAQSTTSGLFMCAVCQVDLAPSEGISVHAGSIFSTSSKPWQGPFLCSDCCNKKDAMEGKRPSGVKVA, encoded by the exons ATGGCGTCTGGAGAAGGGAGGCGTCACCATCATAATCTGGTGCCGCTGGCTGCACTGATCAGCAGAGAGCTGAAGAGTGAGAAGATGGAGAAGCCTACTGTCAGATATGGGCATGCAGCTCAATCCAGGAAAGGAGAGGATTATTTTCTGATCAAGACTGATGGTCAGCGAGTCACTGGAAAttcttcatcaaaattttCTGCATTTGCG ATCTTTGATGGGCACAATGGAAATGCAGCAGCAGTATATACAAGGGAGAATTTGTTAAAACATGTATTGGGTGCTATTCCCCGTGGGTTAGGAAGGGAGGAGTGGCTCCAAGCTTTACCTCGTGCCTTGGTTGCTGGGTTTGTGAAGACTGATAAGGATTTCCAGAGTAGAG GAGAAACTTCTGGTACAACAGCTACCTTTGTAATAGTTGATGGATGGACTGTAACAGTGGCATCCGTAGGAGACTCCCGTTGTATCTTAGATACTCAGGGTGGTGCTGTTTCCACCTTAACTGTTGATCATAGACTTGAAGAGAATGTAGAGGA GAGGGAGCGTGTTGCTGCAAGTGGTGGGGAAGTTGGAAGGTTGAGCATTATTGGCGGTGCAGAG ATTGGTCCCCTTCGTTGTTGGCCAGGGGGTTTATGCCTTTCTAGGTCAATTGGAGACATGGACGTTGGGGAGTTTATAGTTCCGATACCATATGTGAAACAAGTCAAG CTATCAAATGCTGGTGGGAGGCTTATAATTGCTTCTGATGGCATCTGGGATGCTCTATCCTCAGAAATGGCAGCACAATCTTGCCGTGGGTTGCCTGCTGAACTTGCTGCTAGACAAGTTGTGAAG GAAGCCTTAAGGTCAAGGGGTCTAAAGGATGATACAACCTGCATTGTGGTTGACATAATTCCTCCTGATCATTCAGTACAGCCTTCAACTCCACCCAAAAAGCAGAACAAGCTGAGGGCGCTGTTTTTCAGGAAGAAGTCACGCGATTCTGCTAATAAACTATCCAAGAAGCTATCAGCTGTGGGTATTGTGGAGGAATTATTCGAAGAAGGGTCTGCCATGCTTGCTGAAAG GCTGGGCAGTGATGAGTGCACAGCACAATCAACAACATCTGGGCTGTTTATGTGTGCTGTATGCCAAGTTGACCTTGCACCGAGTGAGGGCATATCTGTTCATGCTGGCTCTATTTTCTCCACCAGTTCAAAGCCTTGGCAAGGGCCTTTCCTTTGTTCTGATTGTTGTAACAAGAAGGACGCCATGGAAGGAAAACGCCCGAGTGGAGTCAAAGTAGCGTAA
- the LOC117613972 gene encoding nicotinamide adenine dinucleotide transporter 2, mitochondrial: MGGGAAQSSDRHTVRDGICHAGAGAAAGAMAATFVCPLDVIKTRLQVHGMPPGQRGSIIITSLRNILKTEGLKGMYRGLSPTILALLPNWAVYFTVYEQLKGLLQSHVDGSSELTIGANMIAAAGAGAATAITTNPLWVVKTRLQTQGMRPGVIPYKSMRSAFTRIATEEGMRGLYSGILPSLAGISHVAIQFPAYEKIKSFMAKRDNTTVDKLNPGNVAIASSISKVIASVITYPHEVVRSRLQEQGQARHIEPQYAGVIDCTKKVFQKEGLRGFYNGCATNLLRTTPSAVITFTSYEMIDRFLRRVVLKEKEHSNGRPKPDGHAESQQGNGGNERVVNNSDLRQSQSQTNQRTPIPLANKEQLAARH, from the exons ATGGGGGGCGGGGCCGCTCAATCTTCTGACCGCCACACTGTCCGAGATGGCATCTGCCACGCCGGTGCAGGCGCCGCCGCTG GTGCTATGGCGGCAACGTTCGTGTGCCCTTTGGATGTCATCAAGACTAGGCTACAGGTCCATGGCATGCCTCCGGGACAAAGAG GTAGTATCATTATCACAAGCCTACGAAACATATTAAAAACTGAAGGTTTGAAGGGGATGTATCGTGGCCTTTCACCAACAATTCTAGCGCTACTTCCAAATTGGGCA GTGTACTTCACAGTTTATGAGCAACTCAAAGGCCTACTCCAGTCGCATG TTGATGGCAGCAGCGAACTTACAATTGGTGCAAATATGATAGCTGCTGCTGGTGCCGGGGCTGCCACAGCCATTACAACAAATCCATTGTGGGTTGTTAAGACCAGACTTCAA ACACAAGGAATGAGGCCTGGTGTGATTCCTTACAAAAGCATGAGATCTGCTTTCACAAGGATTGCAACTGAGGAAGGCATGCGAGGTCTATATAG TGGGATCTTGCCTTCTTTGGCTGGGATAAGTCATGTTGCAATTCAATTTCCTGCGTATGAAAAGATAAAATCTTTTATGGCAAAAAGGG ATAATACAACTGTTGATAAGTTAAACCCTGGTAATGTTGCCATTGCCTCATCGATATCCAAAGTAATTGCTTCAGTAATAACTTACCCTCACGAG GTCGTTCGCTCCAGGCTGCAAGAGCAAGGCCAGGCCAGACATATTGAACCCCAGTATGCAGGGGTTATTGATTGTACAAAGAAGGTGTTCCAAAAGGAAGGCCTTCGTGGATTTTATAATGGTTGTGCCACTAATTTATTAAGAACCACTCCTTCTGCTGTTATTACATTTACCAGTTACGAGATGATAGATAGGTTCTTGCGGAGGGTTGTACTTAAAGAAAAAGAGCATTCAAATGGCCGCCCTAAGCCTGATGGCCATGCTGAATCGCAGCAGGGAAATGGAGGCAACGAGAGAGTGGTGAATAACTCTGATTTGCGGCAATCACAATCCCAAACAAATCAGAGGACACCGATTCCTCTTGCAAACAAAGAGCAGCTAGCAGCAAGACACTGA
- the LOC117617486 gene encoding uncharacterized protein LOC117617486, with translation MPVSNKPQKMGTLQKFKLLATQCGVAQSPTRSPRTSPLIQLRRRKPTLLMLLTRSSSRRRDPPVQSLPQKAPSPVQRHSLKDLFVSSPPFELNEKRKSEIDTRQEFGLVVAGKAVGGVGPGSPRPGWTGFRYKSLLLRRAWRPVLVTIPE, from the coding sequence ATGCCAGTTAGCAACAAACCTCAAAAGATGGGGACGCTACAGAAGTTCAAGCTGCTCGCGACGCAGTGCGGCGTGGCCCAAAGCCCAACCAGAAGCCCAAGAACGAGCCCATTGATCCAGCTCCGCCGCCGCAAACCCACCTTGCTAATGCTCCTGACCCGGAGCAGCAGTCGCCGACGAGACCCACCAGTTCAGTCACTGCCGCAGAAGGCTCCGTCTCCGGTTCAGAGGCACAGCCTCAAGGACCTCTTTGTGTCTTCCCCGCCTTTTGAATTAAACGAGAAAAGGAAGAGTGAGATAGATACGCGGCAAGAGTTCGGTTTGGTGGTGGCGGGTAAAGCAGTTGGTGGAGTTGGGCCGGGTTCACCTAGACCGGGCTGGACCGGTTTCCGTTACAAGTCGTTGTTACTGAGAAGGGCTTGGCGCCCTGTGCTCGTTACCATTCCTgagtaa
- the LOC117613971 gene encoding probable protein phosphatase 2C 15 isoform X2: MASGEGRRHHHNLVPLAALISRELKSEKMEKPTVRYGHAAQSRKGEDYFLIKTDGQRVTGNSSSKFSAFAIFDGHNGNAAAVYTRENLLKHVLGAIPRGLGREEWLQALPRALVAGFVKTDKDFQSRGETSGTTATFVIVDGWTVTVASVGDSRCILDTQGGAVSTLTVDHRLEENVEERERVAASGGEVGRLSIIGGAEIGPLRCWPGGLCLSRSIGDMDVGEFIVPIPYVKQVKLSNAGGRLIIASDGIWDALSSEMAAQSCRGLPAELAARQVVKEALRSRGLKDDTTCIVVDIIPPDHSVQPSTPPKKQNKLRALFFRKKSRDSANKLSKKLSAVGIVEELFEEGSAMLAERSKWSVLSWLWLPLK; the protein is encoded by the exons ATGGCGTCTGGAGAAGGGAGGCGTCACCATCATAATCTGGTGCCGCTGGCTGCACTGATCAGCAGAGAGCTGAAGAGTGAGAAGATGGAGAAGCCTACTGTCAGATATGGGCATGCAGCTCAATCCAGGAAAGGAGAGGATTATTTTCTGATCAAGACTGATGGTCAGCGAGTCACTGGAAAttcttcatcaaaattttCTGCATTTGCG ATCTTTGATGGGCACAATGGAAATGCAGCAGCAGTATATACAAGGGAGAATTTGTTAAAACATGTATTGGGTGCTATTCCCCGTGGGTTAGGAAGGGAGGAGTGGCTCCAAGCTTTACCTCGTGCCTTGGTTGCTGGGTTTGTGAAGACTGATAAGGATTTCCAGAGTAGAG GAGAAACTTCTGGTACAACAGCTACCTTTGTAATAGTTGATGGATGGACTGTAACAGTGGCATCCGTAGGAGACTCCCGTTGTATCTTAGATACTCAGGGTGGTGCTGTTTCCACCTTAACTGTTGATCATAGACTTGAAGAGAATGTAGAGGA GAGGGAGCGTGTTGCTGCAAGTGGTGGGGAAGTTGGAAGGTTGAGCATTATTGGCGGTGCAGAG ATTGGTCCCCTTCGTTGTTGGCCAGGGGGTTTATGCCTTTCTAGGTCAATTGGAGACATGGACGTTGGGGAGTTTATAGTTCCGATACCATATGTGAAACAAGTCAAG CTATCAAATGCTGGTGGGAGGCTTATAATTGCTTCTGATGGCATCTGGGATGCTCTATCCTCAGAAATGGCAGCACAATCTTGCCGTGGGTTGCCTGCTGAACTTGCTGCTAGACAAGTTGTGAAG GAAGCCTTAAGGTCAAGGGGTCTAAAGGATGATACAACCTGCATTGTGGTTGACATAATTCCTCCTGATCATTCAGTACAGCCTTCAACTCCACCCAAAAAGCAGAACAAGCTGAGGGCGCTGTTTTTCAGGAAGAAGTCACGCGATTCTGCTAATAAACTATCCAAGAAGCTATCAGCTGTGGGTATTGTGGAGGAATTATTCGAAGAAGGGTCTGCCATGCTTGCTGAAAG ATCAAAGTGGAGCGTCTTATCATGGCTTTGGTTACCTTTGAAATAG
- the LOC117617476 gene encoding protein FAR1-RELATED SEQUENCE 5-like has protein sequence MVGDSEENDDCVIADEMIYIPEVRNEKRPKVGMKFDSLDFVYDFYNRYALLAGFSIRRHSSGREKYSKEILRKEFVCCKQGVFKKEEPRAVKRHRGISRCGCKARVVVVKVSGCKQYAFSLVVEGHNHTMTPPERVHFMRSHRHISEPAKLLTKQLGSADIPTHKKMSILEVQSGGMEKIGFTKKDIYNFEYYESSLMKNHDVELVTEYFLAEQKNNRSFYFKIEGDSNDRLTRCFWADATSRRAYGFYGDVVVLDTTFNTNRYGLPFAPMLGVNNHGQTIVLACAFLSKETTESFIWMFEEFKKAMPGGEPKMIITDQDAAMARAIFEVFPTTFHRLCIWHITTKFSDKLPRTAYEEYWKEFKETIWEIDNIDEFEEKWHAIITKSGLTDHPWLSSVFDLRKSWVPAYVKHIFATGMSSSQRAEGSHAFFKQYISRRNSLMDFITRFQRALSHQRQKELLADHIDAFEKPQCALLLTMDKQMAEIYTKAMFQKFEQELMQSLPCFMELKMDDASKAIYKL, from the exons ATGGTTGGGGACTCAGAGGAGAATGATGATTGTGTAATTGCTGATGAAATGATTTACATACCTGAAGTCAGAAATGAGAAAAGACCAAAAGTTGGGATGAAGTTCGATTCACTTGATTTCGTTTATGATTTCTACAATAGATATGCTTTATTGGCTGGCTTTAGTATTCGACGTCATTCCAGCGGGAGGGAAAAATACAGTAAAGAAATTCTAAgaaaagaatttgtatgttgcaaacaaggtgtgtttaaaaaagaagagcCTAGGGCGGTAAAAAGACACCGAGGGATAAGTAGATGTGGTTGCAAGGCTAGGGTTGTTGTTGTGAAGGTTTCTGGGTGCAAGCAGTATGCTTTCTCTCTCGTTGTAGAGGGACACAATCATACAATGACACCCCCAGAAAGAGTGCATTTTATGAGATCACATCGTCATATTTCAGAACCTGCAAAGCTACTCACAAAACAACTTGGTTCAGCTGATATACCTACTCATAAAAAGATGAGTATTTTGGAGGTGCAATCTGGAGGAATGGAGAAAATTGGTTTTACCAAAAAGGATATTTacaattttgaatattatgaGAGTAGCCTGATGAAGAACCATGATGTTGAACTGGTGACTGAGTATTTTTTAGCTGAACAGAAAAACAATAGAtcattttatttcaagattgagggaGATTCTAATGACAGGCTTACTcgatgtttttgggcagatgcAACTTCTAGACGAGCATACGGGTTTTATGGAGATGTTGTCGTGCTCGATACCACATTCAACACGAATCGATATGGCTTGCCATTTGCACCAATGTTGGGGGTTAATAACCATGGTCAGACAATTGTTTTAGCTTGTGCATTTTTAAGTAAGGAAACGACTGAGTCATTTATTTGGATGTTTGAGGAGTTTAAAAAAGCCATGCCAGGTGGTGAGCCAAAAATGATAattacagatcaagatgcAGCTATGGCTAGAGCGATTTTTGAAGTATTCCCCACTACATTTCATCGACTTTGCATATGGCACATCACAACCAAGTTCTCTGATAAACTACCACGGACTGCTTATGAGGAATATTGGAAAGAGTTTAAGGAAACCATCTGGGAGATTGACAATATAgatgaatttgaagaaaagtGGCATGCAATCATTACAAAATCTGGTTTGACTGACCATCCATGGCTGAGTTCAGTTTTTGATTTGCGAAAATCATGGGTTCCAGCCTATGTAAAACATATTTTTGCCACTGGAATGTCAAGCAGTCAAAGAGCAGAAGGCTCTCATGCATTTTTCAAGCAATATatatcaaggagaaattcaTTAATGGATTTCATAACACGATTTCAAAGGGCACTATCCCATCAACGTCAAAAAGAGTTACTTGCTGATCACATTGATGCATTTGAAAAGCCTCAATGCGCTCTATTGTTGACAATGGATAAACAAATGGCTGAAATATACACAAAGGCAATGTTCCAAAAGTTTGAACAGGAGCTAATGCAAAGTTTACCGTGTTTTATGGAACTGAAAATGGATGATGCTTCCAAAGCTATCTATAAA CTGTAA